Within Dictyostelium discoideum AX4 chromosome 4 chromosome, whole genome shotgun sequence, the genomic segment tttcgaTTCCTAAATATCTTATGGATTCAGtgaaggaaaaaaaaaaattgtgaaaaaaaaaaaaaaaaaaaaaaatgttttttaattaataggACAACCCTGAAGATTAACGAATAATGTTGGCTcgaatgttttttttttttgttaaaattattttataaaaacaacCGGCCTAAGTGCTTATTTAATATGATATCacaaatgattttgattttcttttctttcttttttttttattttatagttGGTGGATGGTctgaaaaaaagtttatgattttttttttttaaaaaatttattttttatttttattttttttttattttttttttttggacaCGAGGGATGTGTGACTTTTCAATTtctaaaagtttttttttttttttgtcaaaatatctttttaaatttggtttgTTGTTACATTGAAACTTTTTTGATGATACTGGTGATCGGAGAGATTTTATAGATTTCAATTCACCGAACAAAAAACATTAACTGAAAATAGATCtattcattctttttataataatcaatagaaaaaaaaaaaaaaaaaaaaatgaataaataaaaaaaaaaaaacaaattttaaaaataaaattaattaattaattaattatacaacagattttttttttttccacttttaaaatatcaaagtcccaaaaagtttttttttttttttttttttttttaattttttgtgaaTGGGCCTTTTTGTAAATCAACCAATATTGGGGCAAACATCGGTTTTTTTGGGAATTTCggttattttaaattgttatcGACAAATGCTTTTGATTTCTCCAtttcacaatttttttttctcaatttaataaacaccgaaaacaatgaaatttatttggTTTGGATTTTGGATAAGGCACCCTCACAGGactatcatttttttatttttttttttttttcagataatatttaaaatttttttttttttttttttttttttttttttttttttttttttccaaaagtCAAAAAAATATCGCTTCAACCCAAAAAGTTAACTGAATTTGTaacaattatattaaaaagccctttaaaaaaaaggctttttgatttcttttttttttttttttataattattttttttaattaattagtttttttttttttgaccaagttttatttcaattcatttaaaaaccATAAACGATATCTAATTATCCAAtcatattgttatttttattattattattattattattttattttttttaattttttagaaatacatatcatattttttataaaaaaaaaaaaaaaattaattagttttgagattattatttttttttttttttaaacaattttaaataactaagaaaaaatgataaaaattataaaaatcaatcTCTTCTTTACTTTAAAAGAAAAgcaaatttacaaaatttttccttttttctaacaattttaaaaatacacaactatttaaacaaaaagtTAACTTTTTCCCACTTTTTAAAGTTagaaaattacttttttttttattattattattttttatttttttttttattattaagattaatgatttacataaaattttatttatttattttaattaaaaagtaatatttgactcattcattttctttaaaatatcatcTCTATTTTGTTGCATTTCATCAATAAGATTTGATTGATATTCCAATTCTTCTTCAAGGTATTGTTGATTTTCAGATTCatcaaattcttcaaaatttgttaaaatattatcattttcatagGTTGGGAAAAGGTATTGAGCATCTTTCCAAACTGGATTCTCTTGAATTACACCACAATGTTCATGTTGATTAATATGTAAATGTGAGAAAAAtgtttctttatctttaaatgaattatcaccacaataacaacaaatcATTTCAGAAACACATCttctaataaaatttaataatttaattgattcataataatctaaatctataaattaaaaatatcaaagaGAGATAgaaagagagagagagatAGATAGAGatagataatattaatagattagttattattattattattattattaaattttttttttttttttttttttttttttttgtatcaGTTATCAAAGTTGGTGGGCTTGACAATGATTACTTTTTTgactttttgattttttgacTTTTGtctgatattttttttttttatttggttcagacaaaaatcaaaaaggtTTTTGTctgaaaattattattgtaataaaataaaataaaataaaaaaaaaaaaaaaaactgttaATCTCACTTACTCCAAGATTTTCTCTTTTtgtcaaaatcaaaattatgaACATTTCTCATATGCTCGAATGTACAGTCGGAATTATCAAAATGGGTCTCACAGAATAAGCAAACTGCAGTATCTTCGATTTCATTTTCAGAACCTTCTGTCCAATCATCCCAATGTgaactaaataataattttaaaaaaaaaaagttggttaataattatttatttattttttttttttattttttttttaaaaaaaattaaaaatacattaCATTTGATGattaccattattttcattttgagcTTGTTTCAttatatcaatattatttatatatttattatcatcatcatcattatcaccatgatctttttttaaatcttccCAATTTTTACCAGgttctaaataatttaaaagataatatttATCATAGGTTGTATTTGTTGGATTTAATCTATtatgttttttctttttcatatgAAGTTTAAGTACAGATtgtgatttaaatattttttcacAATATAAACATTGCATTTCATCACATttctcttttaaaatttcaagtaattcttttaaatttactaaATTATCTGATAATCCAATATTaaagctttttttttatgtaaaaaaaaaaaaaataaaaataaataaatattaataactttttacttttttttttatttttttatttgattaaataataaatacataCTTGTGTTGTTCTACTAAATGTGTTGTTACACTTGATCTATCACCTTTAAATGTTGCTGGACACATTGGACAAATACATGTAAAATTTGGATTTATTCTTTCAGAATGTTGTTGTTCTAAAATTGAAttctgtttttattttatatatttggttaataaaaattataattctaaatattttttttttttttttttttttttttaaaaaaaaaaagaaacttaCTAATTGACCAGTTTGTAATTTTCTTCTAATATCTTGATCTTGTGGTAAAATGTCACTAAGTAAATAATAGTTTGTAACAGGTTCAGATTTTGAAGTTTGAGTTTGAACAACTGTTGTAAATTCTGTTAGTGGTTTACCAACAAATTGCTTTTTCCAATGTTCTAAATAACCAactaaatttgtaatttgatTAACATCAGCAATAACAAATTTATGTTGATTGAAAATGTGTTCTAATATAGTTCtagattcaaattcaaaatgagAACATAATAAACATGGATATTTAACACCAGTATTGTTTGTGTTGCTTGATACTactgatgatgttgattctGCATCTGATGCACTTAAATCTTCTGAATCTGattgattaatatttaaatt encodes:
- a CDS encoding C2H2-type zinc finger-containing protein — protein: MQDWSKWPTVEPLKSSLTFDFNNNNNNNNNIQIPTIITPATTTTTTTTTTTSTTATTTGSISNLNINQSDSEDLSASDAESTSSVVSSNTNNTGVKYPCLLCSHFEFESRTILEHIFNQHKFVIADVNQITNLVGYLEHWKKQFVGKPLTEFTTVVQTQTSKSEPVTNYYLLSDILPQDQDIRRKLQTGQLNSILEQQHSERINPNFTCICPMCPATFKGDRSSVTTHLVEQHNFNIGLSDNLVNLKELLEILKEKCDEMQCLYCEKIFKSQSVLKLHMKKKKHNRLNPTNTTYDKYYLLNYLEPGKNWEDLKKDHGDNDDDDNKYINNIDIMKQAQNENNGNHQISHWDDWTEGSENEIEDTAVCLFCETHFDNSDCTFEHMRNVHNFDFDKKRKSWNLDYYESIKLLNFIRRCVSEMICCYCGDNSFKDKETFFSHLHINQHEHCGVIQENPVWKDAQYLFPTYENDNILTNFEEFDESENQQYLEEELEYQSNLIDEMQQNRDDILKKMNESNITF